The following proteins are encoded in a genomic region of Diadema setosum chromosome 10, eeDiaSeto1, whole genome shotgun sequence:
- the LOC140234260 gene encoding uncharacterized protein, with translation MVQKVTPKHEIVSAAAVAACVVSAPATVPKSSASTRWQDKGAKGRSKSDRDDWKKAKKLKVEKFDDFQEWIDGDLTMRYHPKDVDARKHLSGWAMRNTNNHNKKVLKKSCLGVFICSKQCRTSTGDIVTVRPATSDRARRKQADKKCPRTGCDGKLVHQICAGKGGYPVTHFWRVTDTVILFQAKGIHDHPRPDVVKTTSQAKMALLEYHRTHRHERPKEICKKVGVHIHKSFNRVDRVARQLREVQNTDGGEAPIEVPKEPYTLRSHLRSLWSGSAQRQGEADNHQLIIGQGSFQNTYNRQPGYTAYTYPGTQVDGWGQYTAAQDDYSAFINYKPSEGHHQSAPMVPYQPGNYTYSAPLHSSDGTTYDYNFNGNVVLSAPAAQATAKTHEGLEVGAIHGVENAHKQSFPTAYPGYPADFGLILPSQASHIDLTPLPPSYIESSTGSPNHHNGHTADMTPVKQSGLSPLKRPAPPDLHSLQEAKQPRLSEEQSASVTESSTIKLAEHTPSINIDLSSFSDIFDIPAGLGDEGLAGRPKTPVYQSLSPAAPTRDGDSAADVQRYSHVNQGTEEHRSSPSLTDGNQPCAEQADGNSSTMSSPMGSEESQASGSHSSPPPSSHSSPNAGPVLATLSTHAPSNVPVTTAPASNDKDNFIDQLVSMYLGKEDKSISTMKSELHVYTESQTGQRAYAYHGVPEDHAHAHVHAHAHAHAMTSQDHFRSPISMTGHGTSGHFDYSWSSDRNQAYRPSTGLTPVTDSLISPLMSGHFDYSTSITDFYNSHHAAVAAASSSHSASTAYAPSCQSPTTPTMSSTFGHVTTRHLF, from the exons ATGGTGCAGAAAGTCACGCCCAAGCACGAGATCGTGAGCGCGGCAGCGGTGGCTGCCTGCGTGGTCAGCGCACCGGCGACCGTCCCGAAGTCGTCGGCTTCGACTCGCTGGCAGGACAAGGGAGCGAAGGGTCGCAGCAAGAGTGACAGAGACGACTGGAAAAAGGCTAAGAAGCTCAAAGTTGAAAAG TTCGATGACTTCCAAGAGTGGATAGATGGTGACCTCACAATGCGCTACCATCCCAAGGACGTAGACGCCCGCAAGCATCTTAGTGGGTGGGCCATGCGAAACACGAACAACCACAACAAGAAAGTTCTGAAGAAATCCTGTCTCG GAGTGTTCATCTGCTCAAAGCAGTGCCGGACCAGCACGGGCGATATCGTCACCGTGCGCCCGGCCACCTCCGATAGAGCCCGCCGTAAGCAGGCGGACAAGAAGTGTCCCCGGACCGGCTGCGACGGAAAACTCGTTCACCAGATCTGCGCGGGAAAAGGCGGATATCCTGTCACGCACTTCTGGCGAGTCACGG ACACTGTCATCCTCTTCCAAGCCAAGGGTATCCACGACCACCCAAGGCCCGACGTCGTCAAGACAACGTCCCAAGCCAAAATGGCGCTCCTGGAGTACCatcgcacacacagacacgagAGACCCAAGGAAATCTGCAAGAAAGTG GGCGTTCACATCCATAAGTCGTTCAACCGCGTGGACCGCGTTGCGCGGCAGCTGCGGGAGGTGCAGAACACCGATGGGGGAGAGGCCCCGATTGAAGTGCCCAAGGAGCCGTACACTCTCCGCTCGCACCTGCGCTCACTTTGGAGCGGCTCGGCCCAGCGGCAGGGGGAGGCGGACAACCATCAGCTCATCATCGGACAAG GCTCCTTTCAGAACACGTACAACAGGCAGCCGGGGTACACCGCCTACACCTACCCGGGGACGCAGGTCGATGGGTGGGGTCAGTACACCGCGGCCCAGGATGACTATTCCGCCTTCATCAACTACAAGCCCTCCGAAGGTCACCACCAGTCCGCCCCGATGGTCCCATACCAGCCCGGGAACTACACCTACAGCGCGCCGCTTCACTCCAGCGATGGGACGACGTACGACTACAACTTCAACGGTAACGTTGTGCTCTCGGCGCCCGCGGCTCAGGCGACGGCGAAGACCCACGAGGGCCTGGAGGTTGGAGCGATTCACGGCGTGGAGAATGCGCACAAGCAGAGTTTTCCCACAGCCTATCCGGGCTACCCGGCGGATTTCGGCCTCATCTTGCCCAGCCAGGCTTCCCACATCGACCTAACACCCTTGCCCCCCTCTTACATCGAGAGTAGCACCGGGAGTCCCAACCACCACAACGGACACACCGCCGACATGACACCAGTGAAGCAGTCGGGACTTTCTCCACTAAAGCGGCCGGCTCCTCCCGACTTACACTCCTTGCAAGAGGCCAAGCAGCCCCGTCTGAGTGAGGAGCAGAGCGCCTCCGTCACCGAGTCTTCCACCATCAAGCTCGCCGAGCACACGCCGTCCATCAACATCGACCTCTCCAGCTTCTCCGACATCTTCGACATCCCCGCTGGCCTGGGCGATGAGGGTCTTGCTGGCAGACCAAAGACCCCTGTCTACCAGTCGCTGTCACCTGCTGCACCGACCCGGGATGGCGACTCCGCCGCCGACGTCCAGCGCTACTCTCACGTCAACCAGGGCACCGAAGAGCATCGCAGCTCGCCGAGTCTCACCGACGGCAACCAACCATGCGCCGAACAAGCGGACGGGAACTCCTCGACGATGAGTAGCCCCATGGGTAGCGAAGAGAGTCAGGCGTCAGGATCCCACTCGTCACCCCCGCCATCCTCACATTCATCGCCGAACGCAGGGCCAGTACTAGCCACGCTGAGCACCCACGCCCCGTCCAACGTGCCCGTGACAACAGCACCGGCGTCCAACGACAAAGACAATTTCATCGACCAGCTCGTCTCCATGTACTTGGGCAAGGAGGATAAGTCGATCTCGACGATGAAAAGCGAGCTCCACGTGTACACTGAGAGTCAGACTGGACAGCGAGCCTACGCCTACCACGGAGTACCGGAAGATCACGCCCACGCCCATGTCCACGCCCACGCCCATGCCCACGCCATGACCTCTCAAGACCACTTCCGGTCCCCAATTTCAATGACCGGTCACGGGACCAGCGGTCACTTCGATTACAGCTGGTCATCAGATCGCAACCAGGCCTACCGGCCATCCACCGGCCTGACGCCCGTCACCGATAGCCTCATTAGCCCCCTCATGTCCGGTCACTTCGACTACTCCACGTCGATCACGGACTTCTATAACAGCCATCACGCAGCCGTGGCAGCGGCGTCGAGTTCGCACAGCGCTTCGACGGCCTACGCCCCGTCCTGCCAGAGCCCGACCACTCCCACAATGTCCAGTACCTTCGGTCACGTGACAACGAGACATCTGTTCTAA